Below is a genomic region from Belonocnema kinseyi isolate 2016_QV_RU_SX_M_011 chromosome 4, B_treatae_v1, whole genome shotgun sequence.
GTTATCCAGCTAAGTGGATAAGCGTTCGAGCTGGAACCACCCACTTCAGTTCAGGAGGAACTGTTCATCCAGTTGCGAAAGTTGTCAGACACGAAAATTACAGGACCAACTTGTATGGTATTCCCGAAAATGACGTGGCATTGTTGCAGCTGCAAATACCCTTTGAGCTGGGAACATCACGCCAACCAATTGCTCTCTTTGAGCAGGATGAAGAGGCTGTCGAAGGTTCATTGGCAACAATCACTGGATGGGGCGCAATTAGAGAAGGAGGTAGCACTTCCAATGTTCTCCAGACTGTGGATGTTCCCATAGTTTCTAAAGCTGTATGCAATGAAGCCTATGAATCTTATGGAGGAGTTCCTGCAGGACAGATTTGTGCTGCTTACCCTGAGGGAGGAAAGGATGCTTGCCAAGGCGATTCGGGTGGCCCCTTAACCATTGCTGGAAAATTAGCTGGAATCGTTTCCTGGGGTAATGGATGTGCGCGCGAGGGATACCCTGGAGCCTATACTGAGGTGGCAGCCTATCGCAAATGGATCATAGAGAATGCtgatctttaatttttcaaattttttataaattctgaacgaaattaataataattttgggaTTGTAATACGTGTTTCAAAAACAGATTTAAATACAGCTGCAATGTGTAAAAGACTGTGATATGTCACTTTTATTTGTTTCGAATACATTTTTTCCATGCTACCTacctctttcattgaaaaaaatctattattgtaAGTGTGTGTAGGGGCCTGTTTATTAAGAATGTTCTACTGTGTAATTTTTGGCCTTAATACAGATTTTGGCTTAAAACTGCTCGACCGCTTTAAGTTTTCGAAATTAACGGATTTTAGTAGCCAACAAATTTCGATTTTGGacatattaatatatatatatatataccaggtgtatacatatgaaaccggtattttttcaagaaaaaaacacatttatttcaagagaatgataacaaatattttattcaaNNNNNNNNNNNNNNNNNNNNNNNNNNNNNNNNNNNNNNNNNNNNNNNNNNNNNNNNNNNNNNNNNNNNNNNNNNNNNNNNNNNNNNNNNNNNNNNNNNNNAAAAGGAAGAAAAACTAAATATGGAGCTACATCATTAATTTTGACGAAAGTTTAACAGTTTTAATTCGTTTAAAAGTTTACATTACAATTAAAGATAATATAAGGGCCTATATTAGAAAATTAGGAGAGTTAAATAAAtagcaaaaatttctttaaaaattgcgtAATTTCTTTATACGACAGAAACTTATTTCATTTCTCCGTATTTCTTACTAATCCAAAATTTGAACctaaattttcgattttggaTTAGATCCGAAATTCATGACGTCAAATGGCTTATAAAAAAGTATGCAACTTCTTGAATGGAGGTTACTGtttgcgatttttaaaataaaatagactttcactaaatatattttagttttattgatttgattatacagtaattttttgtttgtgcaACAAATCTGTTTCCATGTAAGGGAGATATTGTCGATTCGAAGTATCTCAAGAATAAGAGCAATTTCGAACATTAAAGGTGGctatttttgttataaagttcATATGCATGCTACTGCAGCACATTTTAATAAGGTAatacatttttctgttgaaaaatatggaaaatggcTCTGCTGACGAACCCAGTGTCTTGAGACAGTCGGAGCCCTATTAATAAATATACaagtaattttatgaaatatctgatattaatcaattttattcacagtacaatatttaaaaatttatttatcttgatCATGCATTATATAATATGCTAAATACGTCAGAAAGATCAAATGAACATGAAATATAGCCAATAATAAAATGAGTATTTAACAAGGGCAAAGGaagtagaaatttataaaatgttcaaaagttaCAAATATTACTTACATATAaacaagaattattaaaaataatgcgaagaaggaaaataaatttgaaaataaatttttttaatttagtaatatAAAAGCAGAAGGAGGTTAAGCGAAGTTAGGCGAAGTAAAGAGAGGTTGTATCTTACTGGTGGACTTTTTGATTTTATGCTGTCATTTGTAAtttcaaatcttagaaaattatctatttttaata
It encodes:
- the LOC117172135 gene encoding trypsin-1-like isoform X2, producing MQNFLELNPYTPNGRIVGGEPTTIEAVPHQVSLQAYGFSYCGGSIVSETWVLTAGHCTVSYPAKWISVRAGTTHFSSGGTVHPVAKVVRHENYRTNLYGIPENDVALLQLQIPFELGTSRQPIALFEQDEEAVEGSLATITGWGAIREGGSTSNVLQTVDVPIVSKAVCNEAYESYGGVPAGQICAAYPEGGKDACQGDSGGPLTIAGKLAGIVSWGNGCAREGYPGAYTEVAAYRKWIIENADL
- the LOC117172135 gene encoding trypsin-1-like isoform X1 → MFGYLVLSVLLAVATTEPMQNFLELNPYTPNGRIVGGEPTTIEAVPHQVSLQAYGFSYCGGSIVSETWVLTAGHCTVSYPAKWISVRAGTTHFSSGGTVHPVAKVVRHENYRTNLYGIPENDVALLQLQIPFELGTSRQPIALFEQDEEAVEGSLATITGWGAIREGGSTSNVLQTVDVPIVSKAVCNEAYESYGGVPAGQICAAYPEGGKDACQGDSGGPLTIAGKLAGIVSWGNGCAREGYPGAYTEVAAYRKWIIENADL